From one Sphingomonas xanthus genomic stretch:
- a CDS encoding cytochrome c4, translating into MRVVAMGLLLLLAGCSSHSSDEQARSDAQRAAIAFDGADYKNEAGKVAHGKRLSSLFGCSSCHGPDYSGVNFGEFIPLVQGLWASNISLSMPKLSDAELERLLREGVHPDREIYLMPSKATQFLSQRDMAALIAFLRTIPPAGEPTPLPPKGFEQAVRDRLPKDYWLTEEERKTGSYANAADEVAYFAAHQPADLGPRVARGRLIATSLCSGCHGAALDGVGEPGGDIQGALAYDDATFNKLLTDSIDRTGKRVLVEEWGAGHEFQPLTGAERRDVIAYVRALARSRAQ; encoded by the coding sequence ATGCGCGTGGTTGCAATGGGGCTGCTGCTGCTACTTGCGGGCTGCAGCTCACATAGTTCAGACGAACAGGCCCGCTCCGACGCTCAGCGTGCGGCGATAGCCTTCGACGGAGCCGATTACAAAAATGAGGCCGGGAAAGTTGCCCACGGCAAGCGGCTGTCATCGCTCTTTGGCTGCAGCTCCTGTCATGGTCCCGATTATAGCGGCGTAAATTTCGGCGAGTTCATCCCGCTCGTCCAAGGACTTTGGGCAAGCAATATCTCACTTTCCATGCCGAAGTTGAGCGATGCCGAGCTCGAACGGCTGCTGCGCGAGGGCGTCCATCCCGACCGGGAAATCTACTTGATGCCCTCCAAGGCGACGCAATTTCTTTCGCAGCGCGACATGGCGGCACTGATCGCCTTCCTCCGAACAATCCCACCCGCCGGCGAGCCGACCCCCCTGCCGCCCAAGGGCTTCGAGCAAGCCGTGAGGGACCGCCTTCCCAAGGACTACTGGCTAACCGAGGAGGAACGAAAAACGGGCTCCTATGCCAATGCTGCGGACGAGGTCGCCTATTTCGCTGCCCATCAGCCTGCCGATCTCGGTCCGCGGGTGGCCCGCGGCCGCCTCATAGCCACGAGCCTGTGCAGCGGCTGCCACGGCGCCGCACTCGACGGAGTCGGAGAGCCCGGCGGTGATATCCAGGGCGCGCTCGCTTATGACGATGCCACTTTCAACAAGCTGCTGACCGACAGCATCGATCGCACGGGGAAGCGAGTGCTGGTCGAAGAATGGGGCGCAGGTCACGAATTTCAGCCGCTGACTGGGGCCGAGCGCCGAGATGTAATTGCTTACGTGCGCGCCCTAGCGCGATCGCGTGCGCAATGA